A stretch of DNA from Manihot esculenta cultivar AM560-2 chromosome 7, M.esculenta_v8, whole genome shotgun sequence:
ataatctattttaagaaaaataattcttttaaaaaaataaaaaaatatttttcacattttcatattcttattaaaatctctctatataaatttattaataaattttattttttaaattaaaattacataataaaaaataatttatattattaaaaaatattttgtatgaaaaataaataaaaattatttttaacaaataaataaaatttaataataaaaaataagttattttatcgaaaaaaattttcataaatttttttttaaaaaataaagtaaaacagAGGctatgttttttgtttttttgttaaaaaaagaaaagtctgGTCCAAAGGAAGAAAAGTCACATTCATCCCCTGGAAATGGATCCGATCGTTTTCCTTCAAAGACGGCTAATGAATAGTTTTATTCTTGTGTAATACGTAGTGGTTCAGATTCTCAGGAAAACAATTTAaataactattaaaatatacactcataaatttatttttatgataaatatatttaaaattaatttaatgataaatatatttaaataaatttaaaaaattttaaattatactgctcaattaatttaataataaatatatctaaataaatttaaaaaattttaaattgtattccttcaatttctatttaaaaagaaaataactattagaaaatataagtaatttgaaatgattttttttgcCATTTTGAAATtgtcataatttaaaatatttataatttaaattcaaatgaaatcttaaattttctttaatatgGGTCAAATAATTCAAACTCTCAAAGATATAAATAAATCTGAAAGTTGTAATTAAGAAATCTAACGTTAGATTATGGCCAACGAATCCGTTATATTTATATTACCTATATGCAAAGACTCCCAAGACTGTTCAAATAATTgtaaaatattcatttttaaatataaaaataatttaactatttttaGTTTAAAGTGTGTAAtttaaaatggataaaaaataaaaataaatctagcATGTGAGTAGGGCTTtcgattgaaattaaaaaaattgaccgaatcgaattaatttaaaaattcagttcaattttttatttatttcagtttgattcgattcagtttttaattttaaaaatttcaattattttgattcggttcaattttaattagaaaaaaataaaaaaactgaatcgaactgatATAATTGATAATTGTATAttcgttaaaatattttaattaaattttaaaatattaaaaataaaatataaaaaataaaaaatttattaaaaatttaaataaatcaaattaaactgaattaaatcaattaaattcgatttaatttttaattaaaattaattcaatttgatttttataaatattaaaattttattctttaatttatttaatttaatttaattttaaattaaattaactgaATACTAAACCTGTGTGAGACTAGCAAAGTAACTCTTTTGAAAAGCTTTTGTGGAGATCGGAGGAGACAGGAGACTTGCATATGTAAAAGTCTAATGGGAAATGTAAAATTTAGAAAAGAATTTCTCTTtacaaaaaagtaatttttctttttctttccgtCAAATCAATTCCGTTTAGcagtttgataaaaaaaaaaatcggttTATCCGTACGTGATAAAAAATGGTTGgtggaaatattttttaaatgaataaattacttttatatcaaattaaagcatatgtttgttatttttaagggtattttggtattttaaacataattaataaaaaaattaaataaaaaaatagggatataaaaataattattctcttttaaattaaacaacTAGGCAGTTTTAAACTATTGGAAGTCTGTTGATGTGGAAATCAAAGACAGGGAATAGTACCTTCCACAATTGCAGCTTGTATAAAAGTCAAAGTactatattttttcaaaagaatTTTGTATTTTTCTCTTGTATAATAGAAAACGTTGGCAACCTCGTGGGATTCTTGGTTAGCAAAATTTCCTAGAAATTCATAAGACGAAGAGAGTAGACCAAATCATGCATGCATTTCAACACGTTACTCATCTCTCCTCAACTCTATATAAAGGGAGCATTGCCCACAACTGAAAATCACACAATCACTTCTAAATCATATTAACATTTCATTGTTATGGCTATGGCTTCTAAGCTTCAGCTCATAGGGATGCTCATCTTCTTCCTCATAAGCTTGTTGGCTCTTACAAAACCAACAATGGCAAATGATGTTGATGACATACCTGTAGATTTTGATCGTAGTTACTTTCCAGATGACTTCATTTTTGGAACAGCCACTTCTGCTTATCAGGTATAGTTTTAAGCCTTTTCTCATTGGTTTCCCTACATTTCTTTGTAATATAAGTCTCAATCTCATGCTCATACTTCtctaactaaaataattaagctAGATAAACAACTAATGCACAAGTAGATTAATTTCGGGTACTTCTTCATGTTATTCAGATTGAGGGAGCTGCAAATATATCGGGCAAAGGACCTAGTGTCTGGGACACATTTACCCACGAATATCCTGGtatatttttgtgtgtttgtgtgttttgatattatattaatatataaaatagtaaTGATTTCTATATAATTTTGCAGAGAGGATAAGAGATAATAGTAATGGAGACGTCGCAGTTGATTTCTATCATCGCTATCGAGTATAATATTCATTCTCTTACTTTAGaaatctttatttattattaattataaaattaaataagaaataaattaaaattgatgttGCAGGAGGATATACAAAATGTCAAGAATATGGGTTTTAACGCTTTCAGATTTTCCATTTCGTGGTCTAGAGTTATACCCAGTAAgttatttagtaaaattaaatttttattaacatgtgtcgacattataaatttttttttatataattcttaactattttatttttaatttgaatatttagGTGGGAGGAGACGAGAAGGGGTAAATGAGGAAGGGATTGAATTCTACAATAGAGTTATTAACGAAACAATAAAACAAGGTGATAATTATCTCTGTTTTTTATTAAAGACTTAAAAACCATATAGTACAATGGCAAATTTGACCAACTgcaattaaatcatattaaacatcttctttcattttaaaaaatttcaggtCTACAACCTTTTGTTACTATTTTTCATTGGGATACCCCTCAAGCTCTAGAGGATAAATATGGTGGCTTTTTAAGTCGTAATATTGTGTAAGTATATattttcaaatcacaacattaaattttaagtcaataattattttcttatttgagTAGCAAATATGCTattgaataattatataaattatttacagGGAAGATTTCCGTGAATATGCTGATCTCCTCTTTCAAAGATTTGGTGATCGAGTAAAGCATTGGATGACTTTTAATGAACCATGGGCTCTTAGTGGATTCGCCTATGATGATGGACTTTTTGCCCCTGGTCGATGCTCGTCTTGGGTGAATAATCAATGTCGTGCTGGAAACTCAGCCACTGAACCTTACATAGTTGCTCACCATTTGCTACTTTCTCATTCCAAAGCTGTACAAGTATATAGAAAAAAATACCAGGTATATTTATAGATATACAATGtatgttatattttatttctttgacAAATAtgttcagaaatttgagcttATTACTTTATTAAATTTGTAGACAACTCAAAAAGGCAAGATTGGAATAACGCTTTTCACCTTCTGGTTTGAGCCTCTCTCCAATAGAAGAATTGATATAGAAGCATCTAGAACAGCCCTCGATTTCATGTTTGGATTGTGAGTCTTTCTTTCAAATTAACCTAGCAAATTAAGCCTTTATCATGTGCATAAGTATTTAAGGACATGTATTTTGTATTTTTCAGGTGGATGGATCCTTTAACTTATGGTCAATATCCAAAATCCGTGCAAAATTTAATTGGAGATAAATTGCTTAACTTTACTAATAAAGAAACTCAATTACTTAGAGGATCATATGATTTTATTGGACTACAATACTACACTTCATATTATGCAAAACCAAACGCTTCAGTTGATTCAGATCGTGTAAGATACAAAACTGACAGTAACATCACTGAAACTCGTAAGTTCATGTCTATAACTAATCTTTTTgataagttattatttttttcttgtaGAATGTTTAACTAATGAACTTTTGTTTGAACTTTTACTTTGCAGCTTATGATTATGACGGCAATCTTATTGGTCCACAGGTTAgtatactaaaaaattaaaaaaataataataaatagataGATTACGTATTTATGGATATATCATTAACATAGTAATCAATTTGCAGGCTTACTCACCTTGGTTTTACATTTATCCGAAAGGCATACGACATTTATTGAATTACACGAAAGATAGATATAACAATCCAGTAATTTATATTACTGAAAATGGTAAGTCGTTAATACCTTTTTATACAGGAATATTCATTTCTTAAATATagttatatttctttttttgatttttgtgcTTTTTTCACATTACTTCAGGGGTTGATAATGTTAATGATGAAAATCAACCTATTGAAGAAGCACTTAAAGATGAATTCAGAATAGATTATTACCGAAAGCATATGTGGAATACTTTGGAATCTCTCAAGTAAGTTTAAACTTcaaaatcttaatttaaaagttataataattcttaattaatatttctaatGATGGTTGGATTTTGCAGGGAGTACGATGTCAATGTTAAAGGATATTTTGCATGGTCATATTTGGACAATTTTGAATGGAATATTGGTTATACTTCAAGATTTGGTCTGTACTACGTGGATTACAAAAATAATCTAACAAGAATTGCTAAGGAATCAGCAATTTGGTTTACGAAATTCCTGAATCCATCAAACTAGATCATGGATCAAGATTAGAgatacattattattattctttttataagttagaattaaattaattatttaaaatgtcttgtaataaaattttgatgatgccttGAATTCCAGGCATGCTTTGTTGTAATTctttgaataaatattttacattattctttttattagtTCTGTTATATGTTATATGTGAAAACAATAAGCAAAGAAAATTAAGATCTGCTTTATCTTAAGTGTTTCCCAATTCTActcttaattattaaaattctctctgttgctgaaaaaaaaaactaattaattgtTGAATCCAATATATTAACTATATTAGCAATTACTTTATTTACGAaccaatttcaatttaataatattaaaatatttttttaaactataaaattttaattttaaatcacaaTTAGAACCAGATATATTAAAGATAACAATCACTTTATCCTTTATAATTTTCTGTTAATAATTAGTATATGACTGaagtttatattaatattaagttTCCCCTTTCGGTTTTCCTATAAAAAAAGTTTTccctaaaaaatattaaaaaatacttatttacatattctttaaaaaaatttatgtattttctttcaaataggatatatatatatatggatagATGGGTACATTCAATCCATTAGATTATTCCTTAGTTCTTTTCTTCATCACAGGTAGACCAGCCCCCAATTTTGACACTCGTTTGACACCTTATAACActtgatttaattttcttttgagCCAAGTTAGTCGGTAAATTTATGCGTACACTTGCTCAACAAAACATTTGGATAAGGATTTCATGTCTTATTCCCGTAAAAATGGGGATAAGtcataaatattaaacaaaATATCATTGGTAGATAATCATAGCAACACTAAcacataaataataattaaacaccGAGATTTAATGAATATactactaattttattttaaggataaaataattattacacaATCATAGCAACACTTCTATTACAACTTATAAATGGGATTGACTAATTGTCCACCAGTATAACCTTAAAGTTGCAGGTTCAAAATGTCACAAAAGCAAATCTCATCACAACAGTACAATTAGAAACAAGTTAGTGACCATCAGAgtaaaacaaccatgaaagcaGCACAAAACACAAAAGGAAAAGGCTATAGAACAACCAAACATGCAGTACTCGCAGGAAGGAGATGATACAGAACTCATGGCCTCTCTTATTATTGGGGGCATAGATCATTGGTCGCAACGGTGCAATCCTGAGACGTGGATAAACCTTCCAGTAAGCAAGTAATAACACAACCCtagaaaacagaaaataaaaacacaacAGATTCAAAAAGAAACTTCAACTCAAGATGCACATAGATATGGAAAAGACTAAAACGAATATCCATTCTACCACAAACATTGAATTTCCTGCCCCGAAGGATAGAGAATCCCAGCAAGAACATATGACTGACTTTCCTGAAACCAAGTACCACTTTCTTTGTCTGTGCTGATTATCTCCTTACAAACATGCACAATCGCTCATTTCCTTCTCAAAAACCCTTTTCTAATTCCCCCTTCCTTTTTCAATTCCCTCTCTCTTTTGCTTTCTTAACTCGGAGGAAACTTTTTGTATACATTCAGATAtataagttaatttatatattcagttaattaaaaattaaaataacatcATAGTTAATAAATCCTATCATATTTGAgataacattatatttaatttagataatGTGTCGATTTTATATTGGATGAGGTGCGCATAAGAATTTCTCTTAATGTACAAAACAATTCTTTCATATACTTAGGCCGTTGGAGAAGTATGATCTATCAAATTGAGATGGTTGTTGAAGGGGTAAGACTATGAGTGAAGTTGACaagtattaaatttaaatattttatatttaaatttataaatttgtttTATACACAAATGAAATAGCCATGCCTttcgaaaaaataaaaataaaaaaagaaaatagccATTCCCTGCTGACTTAAAACAAGGGGAAATTACGAGTCAGTGGTCAATATATGAACATTATGGATCAATGGTGATTTTGGAGTTTTCTCTTCTTCCATAGTGAACGAATAATAAGCaacttcagaaaaaaaaaaaaaaaaaaaaaaaactgcatatcacaatttatatatatatggaatCAGATTCACAATTGTCTCAAATTTTGACTTTGAACACAATTTTCACTTGGATCACAATTCATGGAATCAGATTCTCAAAAATGCATTCTTGGATTCAAGGTACGCatatttcagaaaaaaaatatattttttaaacgaacaaaaaaataataaaattaaaatatcatatattgaGAATAttctaaaagtaaaaatttcaCAAATGTATATATAAGAAAAATGATTGATCAAAACAAGTTTATATGGTTACTCTATTGTTTGAACTATATAcgaacataattaaaaaaattgaagttacattttcatataacttttaatggtgaaattatataataatttgagTATTATAGATATATGTTAATATATTTGTAGTTCATACTATTTTTGTATTAATATGACGTTTGCTTAAATAGGTGTACCAAAAATGCGtaccaaaaatttaaaaaaattaaaaaatattgacaATAAAATTTAGTCATTTTGAGATTCTAAACAACGTTATTAGACTTTGTGATAGGTCGATATGTAGCCAAAAGCAAATAAAAGGCATAGATctctaaatgagttttttgaaTTGGGATCTTAAGTGGTCGGtcgatttttttatcaaaattgatttAGAAATATGGTTGCAATTATAATTAATCTCAAAGATTTGAGTATTCTATATatacaaaaattgaaaaattagatATAATTGTGAATTATTGAGAATTCacgctaaaatttaaatttttgaatccAATTAACTTTTAATAGACAATGGACTATAGAATAGAgaatttaaaatcattaaaacttaTATTTTTAACGTTTTGTATATCTTCGTGTcacattaattttaactaattttccGTTAAACTTAATaggtgaaaataaataaaaattttcaaagtaaaaaataactaatatctTTAATATCAATGCTAGAAACCACCTGCAACGATTATCTTTTATCATTTCTGTAAGATTATATAGAAATAAGTAACTGATATGGAACAACTAGTGTTGCACTTTATGGTAAATTTAGATCTGACTTAACTTTTGCTATTGGCGTCCGATGGAGACCcactaatttttttgaaaagggAATTTCGAtatgcacgactttcaaaagtgtgacaaggGTTACAGGTCTGTCACAAAGTTTGATATGTAAATTCATTATTTAGgggtcaattttatattttatttatttttttaaatattttcataattttgcatattagagttttgtttctattataaatattctCTCATAACTATTAAAAACTCACTTTTTAATCTTTTgataaatttcaataaaatttttcgtCTTCtaacttattttttcttttatttcattttagccaaacgatattgattaaaactcctgatgaaatttaaatagtcctttatcagtaacattttatttagttatatATATAAGTTCAAAGCATACAAACATATAAAGATACCAGGACACTAAATTTTTTACCTGATATATTTGGGGCCCTTCAATATGAATACAAGAAAGAAATACTCAGAATTAATCTACTCATTCAGTAGTTGTTTATCTAGCTTAATCATTTTAGTTGGACAGTATGAACATGAGTTTGAGACTTATATTAGAAATATACATCGGGAATCCTAGGAAAATTTTATGAGTTTCCTAGGAGATTCTAGgaaaattttctataaaaggAATTCCCACGAGGCTGCCACCTTTTCTATTAAAAGCAAGAAaatggaaaattaaaaaaatatatatatatttacactcttgtatataaatttattaatatttttatttttataattacaacTAAAAAATGAAATAGAGTTAGTTGCTAATTTAGGTATAATATgaactttttaattaaaaattttctaataatttaaaataaaaaattataaaggtttattattattcgataaaaactcaatttataatttatttgttaaaaaagCTATTGAGTTGTTTTGACCCTCTACCATTAGTTTTGCCATTTCTGTTCTTACTTGGCGTCCAGTGTTCCTCCATGTCTGCTGGAGAATTCTTTTGTCAATAAATTAACATTACAGGTCAACTGTCATTTTCGGTTTTTATCTTCATCTATAGTAGATGAATAAGCAACTATatatcataattatattttttttcacgttaatttatattatagtttCTAAAAAAATGCATGcagtatataaatttaataaaaaaaattaaaatataaaagttttgGAAATTTAGAAAATACTTTATCAATACTCATGAAACTCTTATATCTCCGcttacttttttattataatttttgaaatttaataaaataattaaaatttatctatATATATGCTTTTCTTCAATTgaaatttagtaaattatttgtaatattatcttttatattttatttatatttatatatttgtaattaTGTTGCTAtacattatatttattaactattttccttttatattcTTTTGCCAAAGATTTTCCTTCTATATAATTGACCGTTGAAATAGATCTATCAAATCGAGAAAGAAAAGGATTGGGTAAGACTACGAGTGAAGTTGACAAgtcttaaattaaaatatttatatgtaaatttataaatttgctTAAATAGCCATGCGCTGCTGACTTAAAACTTGGGAGAAATTATGGGTCAATCTTTTTCCATGGTGGACGAATCAACAGCTTCAGACAAGAAATATTTGATATGGTTTGATCATAATAAGATTGTATAACAAGTCTCCTAACATAATCCAGTGTATCTACTAAGTCTCCTAGCCTAATTCAATgtatcataaattatttttcaagaaaataattttttttaattatttaattgcagtataaaaaaaagttaatttgaaAAACACTCATGTATAGAAAAATGTTAGTTTTATATAGATTGTCAAAATCTATAGAATGactttttgtttgaaataaataagttactttttaaaaaattgattaatttttattagaaaaatattttctttttattataatataattataaaaggattttaaaaaatattttatcaaataaataggatgtaaataacaataaataattaaattggtaGTATATacttgattaaattaaattctaaataggtttagagaaaaatatgtaattatcAATAGAAAATAAGCTGCTTAAAAAAATATGACGTTTGATTAG
This window harbors:
- the LOC110607661 gene encoding beta-glucosidase 24, whose product is MAMASKLQLIGMLIFFLISLLALTKPTMANDVDDIPVDFDRSYFPDDFIFGTATSAYQIEGAANISGKGPSVWDTFTHEYPERIRDNSNGDVAVDFYHRYREDIQNVKNMGFNAFRFSISWSRVIPSGRRREGVNEEGIEFYNRVINETIKQGLQPFVTIFHWDTPQALEDKYGGFLSRNIVEDFREYADLLFQRFGDRVKHWMTFNEPWALSGFAYDDGLFAPGRCSSWVNNQCRAGNSATEPYIVAHHLLLSHSKAVQVYRKKYQTTQKGKIGITLFTFWFEPLSNRRIDIEASRTALDFMFGLWMDPLTYGQYPKSVQNLIGDKLLNFTNKETQLLRGSYDFIGLQYYTSYYAKPNASVDSDRVRYKTDSNITETPYDYDGNLIGPQAYSPWFYIYPKGIRHLLNYTKDRYNNPVIYITENGVDNVNDENQPIEEALKDEFRIDYYRKHMWNTLESLKEYDVNVKGYFAWSYLDNFEWNIGYTSRFGLYYVDYKNNLTRIAKESAIWFTKFLNPSN